One window of the Ureibacillus sp. FSL W7-1570 genome contains the following:
- a CDS encoding glycosyltransferase has translation MANYLFYISLAFIWIMLLYHMFLAQGGYRHFKTFEKVIPKWEQKMNEMDLPTVNVFIPAHNEEVVIKQTLTAMSRLYYPKDKLEVILIADNCSDRTKEIGEEFAAQFPFIRVVETVGEYKGRGKSSALNFALKESKGEIIVVYDADNTPERKAVWNLVMGLVNDEGAAAVVGKFRVINAASTWLTKFINIETITFQWLAQAGRYFWFKIATIPGTNFAIRRSILDQLNGWDTSALTEDTELTIRIYNLGYYIRFFPAAVTWEQEPETFKVWWRQRTRWARGNQYVVLKFLKNLLRLNSRKMMFDLFYFFFTYFIFFFGVILSNAIFVVNLFHELDLQIGSVALVLWGMATLLFLTEIMIALSIEKNQLTAGNIFYTLLMYFTYSQMWILLVINALFLELKRIIRKEESVWYKTERFSVNKKEEKTV, from the coding sequence ATGGCAAATTATTTATTTTATATATCACTCGCATTTATTTGGATCATGCTGCTTTACCATATGTTTTTGGCCCAGGGCGGGTACAGGCATTTTAAAACTTTTGAAAAAGTGATCCCCAAATGGGAACAAAAAATGAACGAAATGGACTTGCCGACAGTAAATGTGTTCATACCTGCGCATAATGAAGAAGTGGTGATTAAACAAACGTTGACGGCGATGTCCAGATTATATTATCCAAAAGACAAATTGGAAGTCATTTTGATTGCGGATAATTGCAGCGACCGAACGAAAGAAATAGGGGAGGAGTTTGCGGCGCAATTCCCCTTCATCCGGGTTGTTGAAACGGTGGGCGAATATAAGGGAAGAGGAAAATCCAGTGCATTGAATTTTGCATTAAAAGAATCAAAGGGAGAAATCATTGTTGTTTATGATGCGGACAACACGCCGGAGAGAAAAGCGGTATGGAATTTGGTGATGGGGCTTGTCAATGACGAAGGTGCCGCCGCGGTTGTAGGGAAGTTCCGGGTCATCAATGCGGCCAGCACATGGCTTACAAAGTTTATTAATATTGAAACCATCACTTTTCAATGGTTGGCCCAAGCAGGGAGATATTTTTGGTTCAAAATCGCAACCATTCCCGGAACCAATTTCGCCATTCGCAGAAGCATCCTGGATCAGCTGAATGGATGGGATACCTCCGCATTGACGGAAGATACGGAATTGACCATTCGAATCTATAATCTCGGTTACTATATCCGGTTTTTCCCTGCCGCTGTCACGTGGGAGCAAGAGCCGGAAACCTTTAAAGTATGGTGGCGGCAGCGGACGCGATGGGCGAGGGGAAATCAATATGTTGTACTGAAATTTTTAAAAAATCTGTTGCGCTTGAACAGCCGAAAGATGATGTTCGACCTTTTTTACTTCTTTTTCACCTACTTCATTTTTTTCTTTGGCGTCATTTTATCCAATGCAATATTCGTCGTGAATTTATTTCACGAATTGGATTTGCAAATCGGTTCAGTCGCCCTCGTGCTTTGGGGAATGGCCACTTTGCTATTTTTGACGGAAATTATGATTGCCTTGAGTATTGAAAAGAATCAGTTAACGGCAGGAAATATCTTCTATACCCTGCTCATGTATTTCACCTACTCGCAAATGTGGATTCTACTGGTAATCAATGCACTATTTTTGGAACTGAAACGGATCATTAGAAAAGAGGAATCTGTTTGGTATAAAACGGAACGGTTCTCTGTAAATAAAAAGGAGGAAAAGACGGTTTGA
- a CDS encoding cellulose biosynthesis cyclic di-GMP-binding regulatory protein BcsB: MNRALHWIILLGSFFIFFSIHINETQAVELQGIPIELSGETKAVLTDTPIELFGPTAETNFYYNIYSKLEERDYYVQFEVSNSELLIEPSTLTIKIDGEPVQSVSLAGTTSQTIKVNLNHAALEEGTHTITVVFSGNIAAGVCLPQNTTGNWVKILPSSFINLYPYNNQHGLSLKDYPERYLGSESQEVSVIIPTKPSTETLQSALMVANYLSGLSSQDHISIVNEDEVEKITGNMVVVGGVEEFQAGWMRELLQANGKEPGEHSLYISQLPLTQNNHAITALLILAKQPEEILNKISILTNDYYIEQLSGESIEIEQLPEMIEENDEITLSSFGLDDLLLDSNDSKSQTYFYYLPVDKKSVSQPSLELKLKKTQSIKNAKSAEELSISDTQVELIVYINDIPHSIDINSLKEDKEGNITVRLPFDKNILNDNRLISIQFEATGLRVENPCAATDQNRWIYLFADSAFHFPMKSSNQDMDAELFFNSFPVPFSDKNKDLLIVLPDEEIPNKDLQNLFSVLTLNGKLPSIRLLSSSEVTEDLLNQGNVIFIGSVSQHDVLKKVVDRLIVNYENLKPQLSRAGFIEESVEYYSFMQKNPWNDDHYMAVFDHLKDTDHYFSLDFLQFLSGSNNAASIAVQTGPGSYFTNAQLLKNEAGQQTE, from the coding sequence TTGAATAGAGCTCTACATTGGATAATTCTTCTCGGGTCCTTTTTCATTTTTTTCTCTATTCATATAAACGAAACCCAGGCTGTAGAACTTCAGGGGATCCCTATTGAATTATCCGGAGAAACCAAAGCAGTTTTGACAGATACGCCTATTGAGCTTTTTGGTCCCACTGCCGAAACCAATTTCTACTACAATATTTATTCAAAATTGGAAGAGCGAGATTATTATGTTCAATTTGAAGTTTCGAATTCAGAGTTATTGATTGAGCCATCCACACTGACCATCAAAATTGATGGCGAACCGGTCCAGTCGGTATCTCTTGCAGGGACCACTTCACAAACAATAAAAGTAAATTTGAACCATGCCGCATTAGAAGAAGGGACGCATACAATCACCGTTGTTTTTTCCGGCAATATTGCCGCCGGGGTCTGTTTGCCTCAAAATACAACCGGGAATTGGGTGAAGATTCTTCCATCTTCTTTTATCAACTTATATCCGTATAATAATCAGCATGGTCTCAGTTTAAAAGACTATCCTGAACGGTATTTGGGCTCTGAAAGTCAGGAAGTATCGGTTATTATTCCGACGAAACCGTCTACGGAAACATTGCAAAGTGCATTAATGGTGGCCAACTATTTATCCGGGTTATCCTCTCAGGATCATATTTCCATAGTAAACGAAGATGAGGTGGAAAAAATCACCGGCAATATGGTGGTTGTGGGAGGCGTAGAGGAGTTCCAAGCCGGATGGATGAGAGAATTGCTGCAAGCAAATGGCAAGGAGCCGGGGGAACATTCACTCTACATTTCCCAGCTTCCTTTGACCCAAAACAATCATGCGATTACGGCCTTATTGATTTTAGCCAAACAGCCTGAAGAGATTTTAAACAAAATTTCGATCCTTACAAATGATTACTATATTGAGCAGTTATCAGGGGAATCGATTGAAATTGAACAGTTGCCGGAGATGATTGAAGAAAATGATGAAATTACGTTAAGCAGCTTTGGACTGGATGACCTATTATTGGACAGTAATGATTCAAAATCGCAAACATACTTTTATTATTTGCCTGTAGATAAGAAATCTGTAAGCCAGCCATCTTTGGAATTGAAATTAAAGAAAACGCAATCGATTAAAAACGCCAAATCCGCTGAAGAATTATCGATATCAGACACGCAAGTGGAGTTGATAGTCTACATTAACGACATCCCTCATTCCATTGATATCAACTCTTTGAAGGAAGACAAGGAGGGGAATATCACAGTCCGTTTGCCTTTTGATAAAAACATATTAAACGATAACCGATTAATTTCCATTCAGTTTGAAGCGACAGGTTTACGTGTGGAAAATCCATGCGCCGCAACGGATCAGAACCGCTGGATTTATTTGTTTGCCGACAGTGCATTCCATTTTCCAATGAAATCCTCAAATCAGGATATGGATGCGGAACTGTTCTTTAACAGTTTCCCAGTTCCTTTTTCGGATAAAAACAAGGACTTATTGATTGTGCTGCCGGACGAGGAAATTCCCAACAAAGATTTGCAAAATTTGTTCAGCGTTTTAACGTTGAATGGCAAGCTGCCTTCCATCCGGCTGCTTTCTTCTTCAGAAGTGACAGAGGACTTGTTGAATCAGGGGAACGTGATCTTTATTGGTTCTGTCAGTCAACATGACGTATTAAAAAAAGTGGTTGACCGGCTGATCGTCAATTATGAAAATTTAAAACCGCAATTAAGCCGGGCCGGTTTTATTGAGGAAAGCGTGGAGTATTACAGCTTCATGCAAAAAAATCCATGGAATGACGATCATTATATGGCAGTATTCGATCATCTCAAAGATACCGATCATTATTTCAGTTTGGATTTTCTGCAATTTTTATCCGGCTCCAATAACGCCGCTTCCATCGCTGTGCAAACAGGACCGGGTTCTTATTTTACAAATGCACAATTATTAAAAAATGAGGCCGGCCAACAAACGGAGTAG
- a CDS encoding UV damage repair protein UvrX → MRISELNYTNFSPEELHRLLPERSIICIDMRCFYASCMAMLHNLNPMEVPIAVVGNFEQKGSIVLAASPPMKKRFGIKTGSRLYEIPKHPDIRLFEPKMEFFVQMSMEITNLINQFVPKEAIHVYSIDESFVDLTGTEKLWGPPERTAKYIQERIYSQFQIPSAVGMGPNMLMAKLALDLEAKKTDFAHWTYEDVPKKLWPVAPLSDMWGIGRRMERTLNNMGIFKVGDLARTDLQLLEKRFGILGNQLYYHAWGIDLSPLGAPLAEGQISFGKGQVLMRDYRTRSEILAVILEMCEDVARRAREAYQAGRTISLGVSYSKDAFGGGFHHSRTIDEPTNDTMKIYEVCKGLLDEFYAERPVRKLSISLSKLETERSMQLSFFDQQKWRRRKLGAAMDALRSKWGPTAVLRAVSYTEAGTALERAQLLGGHKK, encoded by the coding sequence ATGCGCATAAGCGAACTGAACTACACGAACTTCAGCCCCGAAGAATTGCATCGGCTTCTTCCGGAACGCTCGATCATTTGCATTGATATGCGCTGCTTTTATGCCAGCTGCATGGCGATGCTTCACAATCTGAATCCAATGGAAGTGCCCATTGCGGTTGTAGGAAACTTTGAGCAAAAGGGAAGCATCGTGCTTGCTGCATCACCGCCGATGAAGAAACGCTTTGGCATCAAAACGGGCTCCCGCCTTTATGAAATCCCAAAACATCCGGACATTCGGCTGTTTGAACCAAAAATGGAATTTTTCGTGCAAATGTCTATGGAGATTACCAATTTAATCAATCAATTCGTACCGAAAGAAGCGATTCACGTCTACAGCATTGATGAAAGCTTTGTCGACTTGACGGGCACCGAAAAACTTTGGGGTCCTCCTGAAAGAACAGCGAAATATATTCAAGAAAGGATCTATAGCCAATTCCAAATTCCAAGCGCGGTGGGGATGGGGCCGAATATGCTCATGGCAAAGTTGGCTCTTGATTTGGAAGCGAAGAAAACCGACTTTGCCCACTGGACTTATGAAGATGTTCCGAAAAAGTTGTGGCCTGTTGCGCCCCTTTCCGACATGTGGGGGATTGGGCGACGCATGGAACGCACGCTGAACAATATGGGCATTTTCAAAGTGGGGGACTTGGCCCGAACCGATTTGCAACTGCTGGAAAAACGCTTCGGCATTTTAGGAAATCAATTGTACTACCACGCGTGGGGAATTGATTTATCTCCCCTTGGCGCCCCTCTTGCGGAAGGGCAAATCAGCTTCGGAAAAGGGCAGGTGCTCATGCGGGATTATCGGACCCGCAGCGAAATCCTTGCCGTCATTTTGGAAATGTGCGAAGATGTGGCGCGCCGGGCAAGGGAAGCTTATCAGGCGGGAAGAACGATTTCCCTCGGTGTAAGCTACAGCAAAGATGCCTTTGGGGGAGGGTTTCATCACTCCCGGACGATTGATGAACCGACGAATGATACGATGAAAATTTATGAAGTGTGCAAAGGGTTGCTTGATGAATTTTATGCGGAACGGCCGGTACGGAAACTTTCCATCAGCCTCTCCAAACTGGAAACGGAACGCTCGATGCAATTGAGTTTTTTCGATCAGCAAAAATGGAGAAGGAGAAAACTCGGTGCAGCGATGGATGCTTTGCGCTCCAAATGGGGGCCAACCGCCGTGCTTCGCGCAGTTTCTTATACGGAAGCGGGAACGGCTCTTGAGCGGGCGCAACTCTTGGGTGGACATAAGAAATAA
- a CDS encoding YolD-like family protein: protein MIRDRGNIKWNAMMLPEHVKMLREWREKDRCEEKPVLDEWALQDLNEQLLIACTNHYEVELNIWQNHRTSKVAGKIAKLDDKRRICTLEDGRSFSFESIYGITIME from the coding sequence ATGATCCGAGACCGCGGAAATATCAAATGGAATGCGATGATGCTTCCGGAACATGTGAAAATGCTCCGGGAATGGAGGGAAAAAGACCGGTGCGAAGAAAAGCCGGTTCTTGATGAATGGGCATTGCAAGATTTGAATGAACAGCTCCTCATTGCCTGCACCAATCACTATGAAGTGGAATTGAACATTTGGCAAAACCATCGCACCTCCAAAGTGGCAGGGAAGATAGCCAAACTTGATGACAAACGGCGCATCTGCACATTGGAAGATGGCCGCTCCTTCTCCTTTGAATCCATCTACGGCATTACCATCATGGAATAA
- a CDS encoding NAD-dependent epimerase/dehydratase family protein, with the protein MKRILVTGALGQIGSELVRKLRFEYGKDNVLATDIREDKNHDGPFEVLDVLDALKMYEVAKKFNADTMIHLAALLSATAEIKPILAWELNMGGLLNALEVSKELNMQLFNPSSIAVFGPTTPKINTPQETLQRPTTMYGVNKVAGELLCDYYHLRYGVDVRGLRFPGLISPGTPPGGGTTDYAVEIYHKAVNEGSYTSYIAEGTYMDMMYMPDALNAIVDLMEADPAKLTVRNAYNVSAMSFDPSEIAAEIKKHIPHFEIKYDVDPVRQSIAESWPNSIDSSRAIADWGFKARYDLEAMTIDMLDKIGGGITSKTPL; encoded by the coding sequence ATGAAGAGAATACTTGTCACAGGCGCGCTTGGACAGATTGGTTCGGAACTGGTGAGAAAGCTCCGGTTTGAATACGGAAAAGATAATGTGCTGGCGACGGATATCCGGGAGGACAAAAACCATGACGGTCCCTTTGAAGTGCTGGATGTGCTCGATGCATTAAAAATGTACGAAGTGGCGAAAAAATTTAATGCGGATACGATGATTCATTTGGCCGCATTGCTTTCCGCAACGGCTGAAATCAAACCCATTCTTGCATGGGAATTGAACATGGGCGGTTTGTTGAATGCATTGGAAGTATCAAAAGAATTAAATATGCAGCTCTTTAATCCGAGTTCCATTGCCGTCTTCGGGCCCACAACGCCGAAAATCAATACACCGCAAGAAACATTACAACGGCCTACAACGATGTATGGCGTGAACAAAGTGGCGGGAGAATTGTTATGCGATTATTACCATTTGCGCTATGGCGTGGATGTGAGGGGGCTTCGTTTCCCAGGGTTGATTTCACCGGGGACGCCGCCTGGTGGGGGAACGACGGATTATGCGGTGGAAATTTATCATAAAGCGGTGAATGAAGGAAGTTACACTTCTTATATTGCAGAAGGGACTTATATGGATATGATGTATATGCCGGATGCATTGAACGCCATCGTTGATTTAATGGAAGCCGACCCCGCCAAATTGACCGTGCGCAATGCCTACAATGTTTCCGCCATGAGTTTCGACCCGTCGGAAATTGCGGCGGAAATCAAAAAACATATCCCGCACTTTGAAATCAAATACGATGTCGATCCCGTTCGGCAAAGCATTGCAGAAAGCTGGCCCAATTCCATCGATTCATCCCGGGCCATCGCGGATTGGGGATTCAAAGCGAGGTATGATTTAGAAGCGATGACGATTGACATGCTCGATAAAATCGGCGGAGGCATTACGAGCAAAACACCGCTTTAA